The following proteins are co-located in the Anser cygnoides isolate HZ-2024a breed goose chromosome 32, Taihu_goose_T2T_genome, whole genome shotgun sequence genome:
- the PRIM1 gene encoding DNA primase small subunit isoform X1, which yields MARFEPAALPELLPVFYRRLFPHGAYGRWLGYGGAAKNYFQLREFSFTLRDDIYVRFQSFGSPQELERELQKINPYKIDIGAVYSHRPSQHNTVHLGAFQPMEKELVFDIDMTDYDDVRTCCSSAEICSKCWTLMTIAVRVIDRALVALPLPAGSRSPAVPPAEDLGMKHRLWVYSGRRGVHCWVCDDAVRKWSPALRAAAVEYLTLVKGGAETVKKVNLSEPIHPFIRRSVNVVEKYFEEYALVGQDILGSPERWDKVLALVPEEHREPLQSDFPKKRDSVQRWELLKGKMERTRRTPNTGKSAPCYADWEIMLQYCFPRLDINVSKGVGHLLKSPFSVHPKTGRISVPLDLQRLDQFDPFAVPTISSLCHELDAAGDDGEQEDGGETEPKRRVRDYKRTSLAPYVRVFEQFLEEMERARRGEQLRRSDLQGDF from the exons ATGGCGCGGTTCGAGCCGGCGGCGCTGCCCGAGCTGCTCCCGGTCTTCTACCGGCGGCTCTTCCCGCACGGCGCCTACGGCCGCTGGCTCGGTTACGGCGGCG cggcgAAGAACTACTTCCAGCTGCGGGAGTTCTCCTTCACGCTGCGGGACGACATCTACGTGCGCTTCCAGTCCTTCggcagcccccaggagctggagcgggagCTGCAGAAGATAAACCCCTACAAGATCGACATCGGGGCCGTCTACTCCCACCGG CCCAGCCAGCACAACACGGTGCACCTGGGGGCCTTCCAGCCCATGGAGAAGGAGCTGGTCTTCGACATCGACATGACGGACTACGACGACGTCCGGACGTGCTGCAG CTCGGCCGAGATCTGCTCCAAGTGCTGGACCCTGATGACCATCGCTGTTCGCGTCATTGACCGCGCGCTCGTGG CGCTGCCCCTGCCAGCAGGCTCCCGCAGCCCGGCTGTTCCCCCCGCAGAGGACCTGGGCATGAAGCACCGCCTGTGGGTGTACTCGGGCCGGAGGGGCGTCCACTGCTGGGTGTGCGACGACGCGGTGCGGAAATGGTCCCCGGCGCTGCGCGCGGCCGCCGTGGAGTACCTGACGCTGGTGAAG GGTGGAGCAGAGACCGTGAAGAAAGTGAACCTCTCGGAGCCCATCCACCCGTTCATCAG gcGGTCGGTGAACGTGGTGGAGAAGTACTTCGAGGAGTACGCGCTGGTGGGCCAGGACATCCTGGGCAGCCCGGAGCGCTGGGACAAGGTGCTGGCCCTCGTCCCGGAGGA GCACCGCGAGCCGCTGCAGAGCGACTTCCCCAAGAAGCGGGACTCGGTGCAGCGCTGGGAGCTGCTGAAGGGCAAGATGGAGCGGACGCGG CGGACACCGAACACCGGGAAGAGCGCACCGTGCTACGCGGACTGGGAGATCATGCTGCAGTACTGCTTCCCGCGCCTCGATATCAACGTCAGCAAAGGCGTCGGGCACCTGCTGAAGAGCCCCTTCAGCGTCCACCCCAAAACAG GCCGCATCTCGGTGCCGCTGGATCTGCAGAGGCTGGACCAGTTCGACCCATTTGCCGTCCCCACCATCAG CTCCCTGTGCCACGAGCTGGACGCGGCCGGCGATGACGGGGAGCAGGAGGACGGCGGAGAGACGGAGCCGAAGCGGCGCGTGCGGG acTACAAGAGGACGAGCCTGGCGCCGTACGTGCGGGTCTTCGAGCAGTTCCTGGAGGAGATGGAGCGCGCCCGGAGGGGGGAGCAGCTCCGGCGAAGCG ACCTGCAAGGAGATTTCTAA
- the PRIM1 gene encoding DNA primase small subunit isoform X2 has product MARFEPAALPELLPVFYRRLFPHGAYGRWLGYGGAAKNYFQLREFSFTLRDDIYVRFQSFGSPQELERELQKINPYKIDIGAVYSHRPSQHNTVHLGAFQPMEKELVFDIDMTDYDDVRTCCSSAEICSKCWTLMTIAVRVIDRALVEDLGMKHRLWVYSGRRGVHCWVCDDAVRKWSPALRAAAVEYLTLVKGGAETVKKVNLSEPIHPFIRRSVNVVEKYFEEYALVGQDILGSPERWDKVLALVPEEHREPLQSDFPKKRDSVQRWELLKGKMERTRRTPNTGKSAPCYADWEIMLQYCFPRLDINVSKGVGHLLKSPFSVHPKTGRISVPLDLQRLDQFDPFAVPTISSLCHELDAAGDDGEQEDGGETEPKRRVRDYKRTSLAPYVRVFEQFLEEMERARRGEQLRRSDLQGDF; this is encoded by the exons ATGGCGCGGTTCGAGCCGGCGGCGCTGCCCGAGCTGCTCCCGGTCTTCTACCGGCGGCTCTTCCCGCACGGCGCCTACGGCCGCTGGCTCGGTTACGGCGGCG cggcgAAGAACTACTTCCAGCTGCGGGAGTTCTCCTTCACGCTGCGGGACGACATCTACGTGCGCTTCCAGTCCTTCggcagcccccaggagctggagcgggagCTGCAGAAGATAAACCCCTACAAGATCGACATCGGGGCCGTCTACTCCCACCGG CCCAGCCAGCACAACACGGTGCACCTGGGGGCCTTCCAGCCCATGGAGAAGGAGCTGGTCTTCGACATCGACATGACGGACTACGACGACGTCCGGACGTGCTGCAG CTCGGCCGAGATCTGCTCCAAGTGCTGGACCCTGATGACCATCGCTGTTCGCGTCATTGACCGCGCGCTCGTGG AGGACCTGGGCATGAAGCACCGCCTGTGGGTGTACTCGGGCCGGAGGGGCGTCCACTGCTGGGTGTGCGACGACGCGGTGCGGAAATGGTCCCCGGCGCTGCGCGCGGCCGCCGTGGAGTACCTGACGCTGGTGAAG GGTGGAGCAGAGACCGTGAAGAAAGTGAACCTCTCGGAGCCCATCCACCCGTTCATCAG gcGGTCGGTGAACGTGGTGGAGAAGTACTTCGAGGAGTACGCGCTGGTGGGCCAGGACATCCTGGGCAGCCCGGAGCGCTGGGACAAGGTGCTGGCCCTCGTCCCGGAGGA GCACCGCGAGCCGCTGCAGAGCGACTTCCCCAAGAAGCGGGACTCGGTGCAGCGCTGGGAGCTGCTGAAGGGCAAGATGGAGCGGACGCGG CGGACACCGAACACCGGGAAGAGCGCACCGTGCTACGCGGACTGGGAGATCATGCTGCAGTACTGCTTCCCGCGCCTCGATATCAACGTCAGCAAAGGCGTCGGGCACCTGCTGAAGAGCCCCTTCAGCGTCCACCCCAAAACAG GCCGCATCTCGGTGCCGCTGGATCTGCAGAGGCTGGACCAGTTCGACCCATTTGCCGTCCCCACCATCAG CTCCCTGTGCCACGAGCTGGACGCGGCCGGCGATGACGGGGAGCAGGAGGACGGCGGAGAGACGGAGCCGAAGCGGCGCGTGCGGG acTACAAGAGGACGAGCCTGGCGCCGTACGTGCGGGTCTTCGAGCAGTTCCTGGAGGAGATGGAGCGCGCCCGGAGGGGGGAGCAGCTCCGGCGAAGCG ACCTGCAAGGAGATTTCTAA
- the LOC106049006 gene encoding retinol dehydrogenase 16-like yields the protein MAQNGTARHGRALQSPPQSRTARHGTARHLPEGHGQRTGLQRAPAAGEGQGGLGAPQGAQPLAPPAVIARSRGSKVGAGLIQRLRLQQRLLPLAPRVSPLRSLSPDLLPGMGPWPWLWLAAVLAGLLWLRRWHRERQTVPGLSEKFVLITGCDSGFGNLLARQLDARGLRVLAGCLTEPGAAGLRAATSQRLQTVLLDVTSSHSIAAATAWVRERVGDRGLWGLVNNAGIAVPSAPNEWLSKDDFVKVLDVNLVGLIEVTLSLLPLVRRARGRVVNVASVMGRIAFFGGGYCPSKYGVEAFSDSLRLEMRHFGVKVSIIEPGYFKTAITGAENLEKCFLSTWEKVSDETKAGYGENYLKDFVAGVRKMQKRCNSNLSLVTDCMEHALTSRYPRARYSAGWDAKLLFIPLSYLPSTLADVILTWLYPKPAQKA from the exons ATGGCCCAGaacggcacggcacggcacggccggGCACTGCAAAGCCCACCCCAGTcccgcacggcacggcacggcacggctcggcacctACCAGAGGGGCACGGGCAGCGCACGGGGCTGCAGCGAGCCCCGGCGGccggggaggggcagggggggctcggggcgccCCAGGGAGCTcagcccctggccccgcccGCGGTCATTGCCCGGTCCCGGGG GTCCAAGGTCGGTGCGGGCCTGATCCAGCGCTTGCGGCTGCAGCAGCGCCTGCTCCCGCTCGCCCCCCGAGTGTCCCCGCTCCGCTCGCTGAGCCCCGACCTCCTGCCCGGGATGGGGCCGTGGCCGTGGCTGTGGCTGGCGGCGGTGCTGGCGGGGCTGCTGTGGCTGCGGCGCTGGCACCGGGAGCGGCAGACGGTGCCCGGCCTCTCGGAGAAGTTCGTGCTGATCACGGGCTGCGACTCGGGCTTCGGCAACCTGCTGGCACGGCAGCTGGACgcgcgggggctgcgggtgctggcGGGCTGCCTGACGGAGCCGGGGGCCgccgggctgcgggcggccACCTCGCAGCGCCTGCAGACCGTCCTCCTGGACGTCACCTCCAGCCACAGCATTGCTGCCGCCACCGCCTGGGTCCGGGAGCGTGTGGGTGACCGAG gaCTCTGGGGGCTGGTGAACAACGCCGGGATCGCCGTCCCCTCTGCTCCCAACGAGTGGCTGAGCAAGGACGACTTCGTCAAGGTGCTGGACGTCAACCTGGTCGGCCTCATCGAGGTGACGCTGAGCCTCCTGCCCCTGGTGCGCAGAGCCCGGGGCCGGGTGGTCAACGTGGCCAGCGTGATGGGCCGCATCGCCTTCTTCGGCGGGGGGTACTGCCCCTCCAAGTACGGCGTGGAGGCCTTCTCCGACAGCCTCCG GCTTGAGATGCGCCACTTCGGGGTGAAGGTCAGCATCATCGAGCCAGGCTACTTCAAGACAGCGATCACCGGCGCCGAGAACCTGGAGAAGTGCTTTCTTAGCACCTGGGAGAAGGTCTCGGATGAAACGAAAGCAGGCTACGGGGAGAATTACTTGAAGGACT TTGTGGCAGGAGTCAGGAAGATGCAGAAGAGGTGCAACTCCAACCTCTCGCTGGTCACGGACTGCATGGAGCACGCGCTGACCAGCCGCTACCCGCGCGCCCGCTACTCGGCCGGCTGGGACGCCAAGCTGCTCTTCATCCCCCTCAGCTACCTGCCCTCCACCCTCGCCGACGTGATCCTGACCTGGCTCTACCCCAAACCTGCCCAGAAAGCCTGA
- the LOC106049005 gene encoding 17-beta-hydroxysteroid dehydrogenase type 6-like — protein sequence MGPWPWLWLAAVLAGLLWLRRWHRERQTVPGLSEKFVLITGCDSGFGNLLARQLDARGLRVLAGCLTEPGAAGLRAATSQRLQTVLLDVTSSHSIAAATAWVRECVGDRGLWGLVNNAGIFNPVGPNEWLSKDDFVKVLDVNLVGLIEVTLSLLPLVRRARGRVVNVASVVGRIAFFGGGYCPSKYGVEAFSDSLRRELRDFGVKVSIIEPGCFQTSILDSDEARQSIVRAWDRAPDEVKQEYGQQYFQAYNSNFQRLIVTANPKLSLVTDAMEHALTAEYPRTRYGCGLDARLFYIPLSYLPSAWADRLLATSTT from the exons ATGGGGCCGTGGCCGTGGCTGTGGCTGGCGGCGGTGCTGGCGGGGCTGCTGTGGCTGCGGCGCTGGCACCGGGAGCGGCAGACGGTGCCCGGCCTCTCGGAGAAGTTCGTGCTGATCACGGGCTGCGACTCGGGCTTCGGCAACCTGCTGGCACGGCAGCTGGACgcgcgggggctgcgggtgctggcGGGCTGCCTGACGGAGCCGGGGGCCgccgggctgcgggcggccACCTCGCAGCGCCTGCAGACCGTCCTCCTGGACGTCACCTCCAGCCACAGCATTGCTGCCGCCACCGCCTGGGTCCGGGAGTGCGTGGGTGACCGAG gaCTCTGGGGGCTGGTGAACAATGCTGGGATCTTCAACCCGGTCGGCCCCAACGAGTGGCTGAGCAAGGACGACTTCGTCAAGGTGCTGGACGTCAACCTGGTCGGCCTCATCGAGGTGACGCTGAGCCTCCTGCCCCTGGTGCGCAGAGCCCGGGGCCGGGTGGTCAACGTGGCCAGCGTGGTGGGGCGCATCGCCTTCTTCGGCGGGGGGTACTGCCCCTCCAAGTACGGCGTGGAGGCCTTCTCCGACAGCCTCAG GCGCGAGCTCCGGGATTTCGGGGTGAAGGTGTCCATCATCGAGCCCGGCTGCTTCCAGACCAGCATCCTGGACTCCGACGAGGCGAGGCAGAGCATCGTGCGGGCGTGGGACCGCGCGCCCGACGAGGTCAAGCAGGAGTATGGGCAGCAGTACTTCCAGGCCT ACAACAGCAATTTTCAGCGTTTAATCGTCACAGCCAACCCCAAGCTCTCCCTCGTCACCGACGCCATGGAGCACGCGCTGACAGCCGAGTACCCGCGCACTCGCTACGGATGCGGTCTGGACGCCAGACTCTTCTACATCCCCCTGTCCTACCTGCCCAGCGCCTGGGCCGACCGCCTGCTCGCCACCAGCACCACCTAG
- the LOC136788050 gene encoding uncharacterized protein gives MCRNPATSTWCQGSLQTAGPRRWGLCTGPVPDCSDEAGSWRLGISPPVLRAKSCPGAPNQLSAAEGGSELRIKAPRALQKHVAAPEPVDLACGSAMGWGPSERRPPPPQSKLLPQQCLDVLEPAVSEPFYTSLQMCLTQPEELHPCERCGPNPGVTWAGPVLLWSRSAKVCRSPSRCGGHINRGWHATAPAQVLSSSWGKSQKPELLWVILQERPDCTSSRYKTPFLNCDSPPHLAQIHVLGALLWPLVAACAGRAGSDPSGRSAGLSLPGSGALGRLLCPLYPGQAAEGLGQAQSSEAGLGAPLAT, from the exons ATGTGCCGAAACCCAGCAACATCCACCTGGTGCCAGGGGAGCCTGCAGAcagcggggccgcgccgctGGGGGCTTTGCACGGGGCCGGTCCCTGACTGCTCTGATGAAGCTGGGAGCTGGCGGCTGGGGATTTCTCCCCCTGTGCTAAGGGCAAAAAGCTGCCCGGGTGCTCCCAACCAGCTTTCAGCAGCTGAGGGAGGTAGTGAGCTACGGATAAAGGCACCCAGAGCACTACAGAAGCATGTGGCAGCTCCGGAGCCTGTGGATCTGGCGTGCGG cagcgcGATGGGCTGGGGACCTTCAGAGCGGcgcccacctcctcctcagagCAAGCTCCTGCCTCAGCAGTGTTTGGATGTCCTTGAGCCAGCTGTGTCCGAGCCTTTCTATACCTCCCTCCAGATGTGCCTGACCCAGCCAGAGGAGCTGCACCCTTGTGAACGCTGCGGCCCCAACCCTGGGGTTACCTGGGCAggtcctgtgctgctctggtcCCGCTCAGCGAAGGTCTGTCGCAGCCCATCCCGGTGTGGGGGCCATATAAATAGAGGCTGGCATGcaacagccccagcccaggtattgagcagcagctgggggaagaGCCAGAAACCCGAATTGCTCTGGGTCATCCTGCAGGAGAGGCCGGATTGCACCAGCTCCCGGTATAAAACTCCATTTCTTAATTGCGATTCACCGCCTCATCTTGCACAGATCcatgtgctgggagctctgctctgGCCTCTGGTAGCTGcctgtgctggcagagctggctcaGACCCTTCTGGACGCAGCGCTGGGCTGAGTTTGCCTGGCTCAGGAGCCCTGGGGCGGCTGCTTTGTCCCCTTTacccagggcaggcagcagaggggctggggcaagCTCAGAGCAGCgaagcggggctgggggctcccctgGCCACCTGA
- the LOC106049007 gene encoding retinol dehydrogenase 16-like, with product MWLWLAAVLAGLLWLRRWHRERQTVPGLSEKFVLITGCDSGFGNLLARQLDARGLRVLAGCLTEPGAAGLRAATSQRLQTVLLDVTSSHSIAAATAWVRECVGDRGLWGLVNNAGIAVPSAPNEWLSKDDFVKVLDINLVGLIEVTLSLLPLVRRARGRVVNVASVVGRIALVGGGYCPSKYGVEAFSDSLRREMRPFGVQISIIEPGGFQTGMTDPRVLVKAMERLWERLPAETQAAYGPRYLETYARRTALVHRLSSSRLSIVTGCMEHALLARCPRSRYTAGWDARLAFLPLSYCPAWLSDTIITFFLPSPAGGIPARP from the exons ATGTGGCTGTGGCTGGCGGCGGTGCTGGCGGGGCTGCTGTGGCTGCGGCGCTGGCACCGGGAGCGGCAGACGGTGCCCGGCCTCTCGGAGAAGTTCGTGCTGATCACGGGCTGCGACTCGGGCTTCGGCAACCTGCTGGCACGGCAGCTGGACgcgcgggggctgcgggtgctggcGGGCTGCCTGACGGAGCCGGGGGCCgccgggctgcgggcggccACCTCGCAGCGCCTGCAGACCGTCCTCCTGGACGTCACCTCCAGCCACAGCATTGCTGCCGCCACCGCCTGGGTCCGGGAGTGCGTGGGTGACCGAG ggctgtgggggctgGTGAACAACGCCGGGATCGCCGTCCCCTCTGCTCCCAACGAGTGGCTGAGCAAGGACGACTTCGTCAAGGTGCTGGACATCAACCTGGTCGGCCTCATCGAGGTGACGCTGAGCCTGCTGCCCCTGGTGCGCAGAGCCCGGGGCCGGGTGGTCAACGTGGCCAGCGTGGTGGGGCGCATCGCCCTGGTGGGAGGGGGGTACTGCCCCTCCAAGTACGGCGTGGAGGCCTTCTCCGACAGCCTCAG GCGTGAGATGCGCCCCTTCGGGGTGCAGATCTCCATCATTGAACCCGGCGGCTTCCAGACGGGGATGACTGACCCCAGGGTGCTGGTGAAGGCCATGGAGCGCCTCTGGGAGAGGCTCCCAGCGGAGACCCAGGCAGCCTACGGCCCCCGCTACTTGGAGACCT ATGCCCGGCGCACGGCCCTGGTGCACCGCCTGAGCAGCTCCCGCCTGTCCATCGTCACCGGCTGCATGGAGCACGCGCTGCTCGCCCGCTGCCCCCGCAGCCGCTACACGGCCGGCTGGGACGCCCGGCTCGCCTTCCTGCCGCTCAGCTACTGCCCGGCCTGGCTCTCTGACACCATTATCACTTTTTTCCTGCCCAGCCCGGCCGGGGGGATACCTGCACGCCCCTGA
- the GPR182 gene encoding G-protein coupled receptor 182, translating to MAEMTAAPSEAPTLPNEYGDYHNWSELLHLFNYTYTFCEFSLDENVKRVVLFILYLVIFVVGLVENLLVIWVNWQTRGNKSLVNLYIINMAIADLGVLLSLPIWMLEVMLDYTWLWGSFLCRFTHYFYFANMYASILFLTCLSVDRYVSLTSSSLFWRKHQHRARRIICACSWVLAAAIPFLEVAHMQLVNTGEPICIFMAPFETYDEWALAVSLATTTIGFLIPFPIIAVFNILTARFLKRTKPESRKHCLLIYAYIIVFLVSWLPFHVTLTLLTLDGNHIILHCTFAHFLYFFYDIIDCFTLLHCVINPILYNFLSKNFRSKLISAVVKYIPKDLAGQKGADNSSSTTQHSIVITKDNNPPN from the coding sequence ATGGCTGAGATGACCGCTGCCCCCAGCGAGGCGCCCACTCTCCCAAATGAGTACGGGGACTACCACAACTGGTCTGAGCTGCTCCACCTCTTCAACTACACCTACACGTTCTGCGAGTTCAGCCTGGATGAGAACGTCAAGCGGGTCGTCCTCTTCATCCTTTACCTGGTCATCTTCGTGGTGGGCTTGGTGGAGAACCTCCTCGTCATCTGGGTCAACTGGCAGACACGGGGCAACAAGAGCTTGGTGAACCTCTACATCATCAACATGGCCATTGCCGACCTCGGAGTGCTGCTCTCGCTGCCCATCTGGATGCTGGAGGTGATGCTGGATTACACCTGGCTCTGGGGCAGCTTCCTCTGCCGCTTCACGCACTACTTCTACTTCGCCAACATGTATGCCAGCATCTTATTTCTCACCTGCCTGAGTGTGGATCGCTACGTGTCCCTGACGAGCTCCTCCCTCTTCTGGCGTAAGCACCAGCACCGGGCACGCCGCATCATCTGCGCCTGCAGCTGGGTCCTGGCAGCAGCCATCCCCTTCCTGGAGGTCGCTCACATGCAGCTGGTCAACACCGGAGAGCCCATCTGCATCTTCATGGCCCCCTTCGAGACCTATGATGAGTGGGCGCTGGCAGTCAGCTTGGCCACCACCACCATTGGGTTCctcatccccttccccatcatCGCCGTTTTCAACATCCTGACGGCCAGGTTCCTGAAGCGCACCAAGCCGGAGAGCAGGAAGCACTGTCTGCTCATCTACGCCTACATCATCGTGTTTCTCGTCAGCTGGCTGCCCTTCCACGTCACGCTCACGCTGCTCACCCTCGACGGCAACCACATCATCCTCCACTGCACGTTCGCTCACTTCCTCTACTTCTTCTACGACATCATAGACTGCTTCACCCTGCTCCACTGCGTGATCAACCCAATCCTCTACAACTTCCTAAGCAAAAACTTCCGCAGCAAGCTCATCTCTGCCGTGGTGAAATACATCCCCAAAGACCTAGCCGGCCAGAAAGGTGCAGACAATTCCTCCTCCACCACGCAGCACTCCATAGTCATCACGAAGGACAACAACCCCCCCAATTAA